The Vanessa atalanta chromosome 12, ilVanAtal1.2, whole genome shotgun sequence nucleotide sequence GGAAGTACCGGTACTGGCGGACCCTATTTGTTGGGAGGGGTTTGCGGACTCCACTCCGACTGAACTTGAACAAACTTTGCATTAATAAAGCATTCGAATTTTCCACATCCATTCAGATGTTCCGACTTGGGATCCATTTGAATGTATACCATTCAATGGTGTAATGGATCGTATTACTAACTGCTAACAAATGATATTCACAATACGAATGATATTATTTGCAGGTTCTACTTATCATCACACCGTCGAGCCCTCACCAAGTTCCTCGCGTGCGTCAATTGGAATCGACCAGGTTActactttacattttaattgtagATCACGAAAACCAGGTGAACTAGTTGGTTCATccgattaatttgtgtttctaacaAACCCATgttgacacacacacacaacacagAAATGTTCCAACAAActaaaatacagactaaaatGTTTTGTGCAAAGCCGTCTGTGTGGGTTctacccactcattagatattctaccgcagcAGTAGTGATTAGTATTGTTATGCTCCGTGGATCCGTgctatcgtgaggaaacctgctcgTGTCTCATataatttctgccacatgtttatccatTAATTCGCATTGGATGGCGTAGTTAAATAACCTCTAAATTATCTCCCTAAGAGGAAATAATTCCTTAATCCTGTAGTAGAGCATTATAATGGTACAATACAGTAATGATCTTTCCATTGCAGGTGAAGTTAGACAAGCGTTGTCTATGATGAAGCAATGGGCGCCGATGGATGTTGAAGATGCCTTAGAGTTACTGACGCCGAAGTTCACGCATCCGGCCGTCAGAAAGTAAGTAGATATAACgatacaacaaataaaaaagatgtGTCGAGCGACATCCGGTTCTAACGGAGTTGCTCTCCTTGTGTATgacgtattaaataacagacgcgatgaaataatttaatgatacgaaaaaaattgttactaaaaatctcgtatgaataaaaacaattacataaaattacttgaaataatttaaaatataaatgcataaataaaaGAGACAGAGAAGGGAAAGGTCGAAGGGGCATAACACGTTTTCCTTACGTGGTGACTTCTGCCAGTTCATTCTACTGTATGCCACGTAAAAGAACTTTTTCCAAAAATCTGGTAACATTCAAGGGTTGAACTTGGTCGAACGTTATTTTCAACACAATCCACCACCTGCAGAAGAACCCGCTTGCTGCTTATTTCTTAATCTTTGTAGATGCTTAAACCAGTCGAACTTGCATATGGCACAAATATCAAgactacttaaatttattttgatttttcttaaaatatcccTTTTTACTCTAcacaattttaaacttaatacattttattggcacggaattatttttattagagatTTTGATTGCCAAATTAACGCCATTCTAGAATATGTtactacaattataaaaatattaacagagaCGAGAAGACCTAAAGCTTGAAACGCTTGAATCTTAACTGAAGGTTACGGGTTCGTTAACAAGCGTTAGCGAGCACCTCGATCTTGAGGTGCCCGGCATTTGTCACATAAAAATCTTTCAGATATGTATGTGTACCAATCCACATTAGATCAACGTGGGGAAAGGAGACCCGAGCCGGACGGTGTGATATTTACCAGCTGTTACGTTTTACAGATATGCAATATCAAGATTAAAACAAGCGCCCGATGAAGATCTGCTGCTTTACCTCCTACAGTTAGTACAGGCTTTGAAATACGAGGACTACAAAGAGATACACGAGGGTAGGTGTCACTAATGCTATAAACACACATACATTCATGCCACCAAATACTCTCGGAatactgtttattaaaatattttttaatgttattgtgtGTTCAGAATATGCAAAAATCTGCGGTAAAGAGGTGCCCGTTTATTCCGATTCGGACGGAAAGTTGATGCAGAGCGGACAAAGAGGCAGCCAGGCCAGTCTCCTCTCCACTTCTAGTGAGTTAAACTTTCTACTGAGTTAAGTAACTTAGTGAAATTAATAGTGAAGTTCCCCAAGAAACACTGCATCTACGGACAGACTGTCAGACAGACCACAGgagtaaagacaaataaaacacTTCGACATTAAATAGACGCGATATTGTAATCGGTGCTATTCATGGCGTAGTTGTTATGTCGCCAGAAGTAAAATAAAGTGGATATCAGTAGTTAAGGGGAACAGTATTgtgttataaatgaatttacttTAGCGAATCGTATGGATCTTCTTCTGTCGTTCGTTTTAGGGGTTGTACGTCAGGGGTTGCTTGCAAGCTTgcttaataccaaatttcatcaaattcgattcagtcgTTTGACCATAAAAGAGCAAcaggcagacagagttactttcccatttatattaaaattttattaacgttATTTTACATAGCTGTGAGCAATGTATATGTAACGCCTAACTAAAAAACTTTTACCAGACGATGCAGCGTGCTTCGAAAAAGCTTTTAgagtataatttagttttactgTGTAAATGTATAGTTTAGTGTTCTATTAGTATTTACTTAAGCAAAATAAGTAAGTGGATGGGCAATTGAGCCACtcgatggtgagtggtcaccaccacccatagacattggcgattTAACCATACCTTCTGCCGCCAACGTTCTGTTACATTGACTTCCCATCGAAcccaaagtattgctgtttggcgataaattacgtaatattccagacataacttttttattaaaaaaaaaaaaaactaagatatGAATAGTTGAGGTATTCGTCGTTATGTCATGTCGCCTGAATGTGTCGCAGTGTTGACAGCGAGCGAGATGACGTCATCGTCTACAAGCCGCCACTCCGCCGAAGCGGTGGAGGAGCCGGCCAGTGCCGACAGCACCCTCGGCGAAAACGACGAATACGGGTAACATTCATCTTCCATGTTACGATTAAATTCAACAACACTTTGTAGTAGTTGAAGTGTGAATACTTCTGTTACTTGACTGTATAGTCTCCTGTAGATTCATTGACTCTGTtacggaataaaaaaaaatacgtgcgCGTCTCGGGACTCCCGATAGAATTGGTAACTAatcgctgccgtatgcgtaagacaAAGGAAGCCGGACAGACTGGGGCCGttacgcgttacgtaacgaagcggtttatccTCCCATTAGAAGTTATCacttcgaaaaataattaagaattgtTTTTATCATGTTGGGGCACTAATGTGCCACCAGCTTCaagaactaatatgttatgttacttGTGTCTATTTGtacactcatccttcaaaccgaaacacaataatactaagtattgctgttgagcggtaccacccactcagatATTTTTTCTGGATAGACAGACTTCatcaaagccctacaaccaagttaAAAAATCTTTCACTACACACACATCTTGGGAGTGAATTGATCACGTCCTGGCTCTTTCTTTAGCATTTATATATCATCTATCTATACGTTAATAAAAATGGAGTGTCAgtttgcaatattaaaataacccatttttactaaatgcatatgtatgtatacacggtacatataccaaaataacattttttacaatttttgtctgcctGTCGGtatgtttgttccggctaatctctggaacggctgaaccgatttcgacgggactttcactggcagatagcgaatgaaataaggagtaacttaggctacttacctactattattttagaattatacatagaataaaaataaaatcacgctacaatatccaaataacttatattcaaacaacgcgcacgaagtcgcgggcacagctggTATATCATATATGTCGCAACCGGGTGAATTATTTCtgacaacgccatctagtggtatACGTTCGAGACTACGTTATGGAATCGTTTCCGGAACGCCAGCGCCACGTAGCGGCACTCGATGGAGTTTGTGTAAGCATGCGCCAGAGGGGAACGTCGGACATCACTACTCTCCGAGCGTTCGGCGCGTGCAGTCACAGAACCATCGCGCATTCCGGTCACCTACTTAAACTGTGTTACTGAGTCATTATACTGTGGTTGATTGTACAAGTGGGTTTTCTTGATCCTACGTCACCCACCGATAGACGCCCACATAAGAAAACCATAAACTATAACTGTGGTGATGGCCCtccgccgtcatatatatatatactgagatttaaatactattatgaAGTAAGAACTGATCAGTTTCTTTCGACAGTACTTATTAGTACTCAAAAACTTTAGATGAATACCTAAAGTTAGTGCACATTCTCACATGTCTTTACCGTCAGGATCGTTTAAAACGGATCCGTCGCCTCTAACGGAGGTCGTGATCGCCCCGAATTTCCATATCAGTAGGAGCTCCTACCGTTgatcattaattttaagaacattCTAGTCGCGAATGACTTCAGGAAATGTATTGACCAGGTCGGAGGAGCCGAGCCTGGCGGGCTTCCTCGTGCGCCGCGCGCGCAGCAACAGCGTGGTGGCCAACTACCTGTACTGGTACCTGCTCATCGAGTGCGAGGACGAGGTGGCGGGCCGCGGGGCCGACCTCGCCGCGCGCCGCATGTACCTCGCCGTCATGCGCACGCTCTCGCACCGCCTCGCCACAGGTACCTCGCCGTCATGCGCACGCTCTCGCACCGCCTCGCCACAGGTACCTCGCCGTCATGCGCACGCTCTCGCACCGCCTCGCCACAGGTACCTCGCCGTCATGCGCACGCTCTCGCACCGCCTCGCCACAGGTACCTCGCCGTCATGCGCACGCTCTCGCACCGCCTCGCCACAGGTACCTCGCCGTCATGCGCACGCTCTCGCACCGCCTCGCCACAGGTACCTCGCCGTCATGCGCACGCTCTCGCACCGCCTCGCCACAGGTACCTCGCCGTCATGCGCACGCTCTCGCACCGCCTCGCCACAGGTACCTCGCCGTCATGCGCACGCTCTCGCACCGCCTCGCCACAGGTACCTCGCCGTCATGCGCACGCTCTCGCACCGCCTCGCCACAGGTACCTCGCCGTCATGCGCACGCTCTCGCACCGCCTCGCCACAGGTACCTCGCCGTCATGCGCACGCTCTCGCACCGCCTCGCCACAGGTACCTCGCCGTCATGCGCACGCTCTCGCACCGCCTCGCCACAGGTACCTCGCCGTCATGCGCACGCTCTCGCACCGCCTCGCCACAGGTACCTCGCCGTCATGCGCACGCTCTCGCACCGCCTCGCCACAGGTACCTCGCCGTCATGCGCACGCTCTCGCACCGCCTCGCCACAGGTACCTCGCCGTCATGCGCACGCTCTCGCACCGCCTCGCCACAGGTACCTCGCCGTCATGCGCACGCTCTCGCACCGCCTCGCCACAGGTACCTCGCCGTCGTGCGCACGCTCTCGCACCGCCTCGCCACAGGTACCTCGCCGTCATGCGCACGCTCTCGCACCGCCTCGCCACAGGTACCTCGCCGTCATGCGCACGCTCTCGCACCGCCTCGCCACAGGTACCTCGCCGTCATGCGCACGCTCTCGCACCGCCTCGCCACAGGTACCTCGCCGTCATGCGCACGCTCTCGCACCGCCTCGCCACAGGTACCTCGCCGTCGTGCGCACGCTCTCGCACCGCCTCGCCACAGGTACCTCGCCGTCATGCGCACGCTCTCGCACCGCCTCGCCACAGGTACCTCGCCGTCATGCGCACGCTCTCGCACCGCCTCGCCACAGGTACCTCGCCGTCATGCGCACGCTCTCGCACCGCCTCGCCACAGGTACCTCGCCGTCATGCGCACGCTCTCGCACCGCCTCGCCACAGGTACCTCGCCGTCGTGCGCACGCTCTCGCACCGCCTCGCCACAGGTACCTCGCCGTCATGCGCACGCTCTCGCACCGCCTCGCCACAGGTACCTCGCCGTCATGCGCACGCTCTCGCGCCGCCTCGCCACAGGTACCTCGCCGTCATGCGCACGCTCTCGCACCGCCTCGCCACAGGTACCTCGCCGTCATGCGCACGCTCTCGCACCGCCTCGCCACAGGTACCTCGCCGTCATGCGCACGCTCTCGCACCGCCTCGCCACAGGTACCTCGCCGTCATGCGCACGCTCTCGCACCGCCTCGCCACAGGTACCTCGCCGTCATGCGCACGCTCTCGCACCGCCTCGCCACAGGTACCTCGCCGTCGTGCGCACGCTCTCGCACCGCCTCGATATACTTTGTAAACTCGCTAATAGTATCACATCTCTATAAAAATGAACTTGCAGGTAACGCTGACCACCAGCGCACCCGGTCGTTCCTGGCGCGTCAGCAAGTGTTCATCGACAAGCTGGTGAAGCTGGTGAAGACGGTGGCGAGGGAGAGCGGCAACCGAAACAAGAAGGCCGAGAGGCTGCAGCAGCTGCTGTCGGATCCCGACGCCTTCAAGTTCAACTTCACGAACTTCGAGCCCATGCCCTTCCCGCTCGACCCCAATGTGAACATTAAAGTAGGTTGTCTTCTAACAGTTTTGTTTTTCTGAATTACGTTGTGTTTTCTCACTTCTCTTTTGGAAAAGGTTTTaatgaatactattttatttctaacattaGTTTAATAGTTATATCCAAGTGAACTAGTTTTGATATCTtcgtttttaatcttttaaaacattaaatatacttttgcacgcaacaattatatttttttgacatgaaattCGCAGGGTATAGTCGCTAAGAAAGCTAGTCTCTTCAAATCGGCGCTAATGCCGTGCAAGCTGACGTTCCTCACGAGCGAGGGCTCCGAATACGAGGCCATCTTCAAGCACGGGGACGACCTGCGCCAGGACCAGCTCATTCTGCAGATGATCACGCTCATGGACAAGTTGCTTAGAAGGTAAGTCGACCGACGAGTCGCTACGAATATCCACACCGGTACGAACATATAGAACGTGAGCCCCGCCGCAGGGAGAACCTGGACCTGAAGCTGACGCCGTACAAGGTGCTGGCCACCAGCTCGCGGCACGGCTTTCTGCAGTTCGTGGAGTCGGTGACGGTGGCGGAGGCGCTGGCGGCGGAGGGCAGCATCCAGAACTTCCTGCGCAAGCACGCCGGCTGCCCCAGCGCCCCCTACGGCATCAAGCCCGAGACCATGGACACGTACATCCGCAGCTGCGCCGGCTACTGCGTCATCACGTACCTGCTGGGCGTGGGCGACCGCCACCTCGACAACCTGCTGCTCACCCGCGCCGGCGCGCTGTTCCACATCGACTTCGGCTACATCCTGGGCCGCGACCCCAAGCCGCTGCCGCCGCCCATGAAGCTCAGCAAGGAGATGGTGGAGGCCATGGGGGGGGTGCACTCGGAACTCTACCACGAGTTCCGCAAGCTCTGCTACACGGCATTCCTGCATCTGCGCaggtcagtttttttttcttttcatactTAGAAagcaaactttttaataaagatattgcaattgcttaatgataataataataatttataatttaataatatatataaattttctttttttccgttattatttaaaattgctgcctctatttgtttaataatttaatttataattttgtatcttacataactgatttaatgtttataattattcttgataattgcttattgatttcataatttatctaatagacaagctcagattattttaattttgttaattatataaattatcctttaaattaaaataaaattgtaattatgtaatatcctCCTTTTTGTCTTGTTgctctaataatgtatattatttatgagtggaaacttgattggcttgtgatttaatttgtatttgttaatattaagacttattgtactgtttgtttcccaaataaaataaaataaaataaataaataaaacgagcaCTGGATGTGGTCACCTCGGCCCGTAGACGTTGGTAGAGTTAGAAAATTACAACCATCAGTATCATAGGATGTATCGCGAAGTCTCTTGTTCCTCTGCGTTACAGTCCCTGATCGAGaggtagattaaaatatttaggaaCGCTCGTTATTAACTTACCTTTGTAATATAAATGGTTAAAAAGAAACTAAAGATCATGTTCCTCTCGGCAGACTCCACACTGGAAATaggtatattgtttatttatttacattggaaAGCTACCAGTTGTAGCGTtccatttcatttaataatataccatGACCTACtttgaaatatatgaatatttaaacttgatatatttatttgaaaataaaatatgtttaaattctaAACAAATTCGTAATCGCTTCCAGACATGCAAATTTAGTTCTAAACCTCTTCTCGCTGATGGTGGATGCATCCGTACCCGACATCGCTTTGGAACCCGACAAGGCCGTGAAGAAAGTGCAGGATAAGTTGAGGTAGGTACATGTCAGGGACGATGAGTTTAACAGGccgacaaataattaaattactcttgggaagtcaataaaatatattgacagaATTCGCGCTTCGAGAATGGGACTTTGTCAaagttaattgaaaattaagttTTTCGAGCGAAGAAGCGTTcgcaaaaaaatatgaaaaattattatccAACGCTAGCAAAACAAAAagtggaaatatattttagtaaattataagtTACTGTTTGTATGAATATTCAATTGCAAGAAATATTTCACATGATTgtctttttcaaaatttaactcTCTCtacttattattcaaatatcttaattaatcGTATCATTCAAATAGTTTCATAAACATGAATCTCGAAAAAACAGTCAAAAATCCACATAGTAACAACGAGATAATGTGCTCCAGGTAAGTCATCGATGACGTCATAAACAGCAGTACATTTACAGTTAATGTACACAGcacagcaataaataaaatagctacttgttaatttgaattatattataaattatcgttAAAATTATCCATTTTTCCAGGCTGGATCTAGGCGATGAAGAAGCGGTTCACTTCCTACAGAACCTTCTGGACATGTCCGTGACGGCCGTCATGGCGGTGCTGGTCGAGCAGTTTCATAAATTCGCGCAATATTGgcgaaaataagaatatgatAAAACCTCAACTAGTCAAAATACTGGCTAACATGCGAGTTACACTGATTGCCTAAGGGTGAAGTTACACATACCCTACTAATTACAATATGGTACTGATTTctattgcttatttttattctctACTTTCAATGGGTGGCCACCAGCGTCTGTAGCCGTTGATCTAAGAGatgttaacattaaaatatatcattaattacatCGTCAAAGCATTACCAACAATGAAAACTAAAACTCGGTGTTTGTTATTATACGGGTTTTACTCTTCACGTTGGACCAACAAACTGATGCTGTTTGGCAGGATTGTGTTACACAAACACACAAACGTGTTCAACCAAATctttaaatgtaactttaattaCAATCGAGAAAATATTTCCATTGGTAATAAATGAGTAAACCCATGGACAAGGGAATATTTAATTGTCCGTGTATGATATTACTAAaagttgttaattattattcctAAAAATTTTCAGAAGTATATCGCTATACCAAAACGTATAAATATTGGTACttctagaaaatatttataactctttgttgttttgtttttatcataacatataatatgtgtatgaAGTGATTATTAATGTTGGACGTTGAACGGGCAACGCTTAATGATAAACGAAGTAATTTTTCTGTTCGATACTTCAAAGTGATGTatgttatttatcttatatatttattacacttatagGAGTGTATTCCAGGATATAGGAGAGTTTTCTTCGTCCGTCTCCGTTAACTTGTTGTATTTATGAATCGTGCGACCGTCGTTGGAAgcgatttaatttattgaaaatgttatagTACCGTGATAAACTTgtcgataaattaaattcaggGTTTTCTGTCGCGGTTTTTTTGCTTTCAATGGCCGTCAAGAGTACCTTATGAGATCAAATTATGTGCGCGGTTAAAACCCAAATATACTATATGAATACAGATTtcatacagatttaaaaaataagcacaGCAACACTAGGACGCAATTAGCTAGCAACACATATATTatcacagatatatatatatatatatatatatatatatatatatttaaagatgatggtcaattttcataattacatCCCAAAagtcattacaataattaattatattccgGAAATGAAGAAAAGTTGAAGCGACAAACACTTACTTCCaattttgagaaaaaaagatttaaattaaaaaaaaacaactaacgacttacaatattttctagGGGAAAGGATTTcagtatttaacaaaaaaccaTCACTGATTTTTGTGTTCGAAGCGTGCcagttgaataaaattaacaaaattaatgtgATATAAATCTTTGTTcagaaaaatgaaattttatctttaaatacaaacccgttattattttttttaatgtttatcttGCCAATGAATAATTGAatgtagtaatatattttaatgtatttaatgtataagtTGTCTGTGTATTTttctatttgtaaaaatactgtCTAGCAACAtagttatttacatataactcgatgtacatatttattgttgtaaatattacagttttatttttaatttgtattaaatataaaaacaaataataaaaaatttaaatgtttcgaggtaatatgtaattataaacttctataaatagaaaattaataatgtagaaatataaacaaaacaatttacttaCGACAAGTATGATATGtgaaatgtatttgtaaagaaaatatttaggTGATTTCTTTCTCAGGCAACATTCAACAAGGCAACAACAACAGAATATATTCGATTTTAAAATGAGTATGTACATActacatacatttatacatcgatgtataaataaaattataaatcattaaaatgtcggataaattatattcaagtttcgagtcgaaataaaaaatcgaCCTAGATTAGTACTTACGCATGACGTAGCGGCTAGAACATAACAAGTGCTACTGAGTTgttgtgattgtttttttttaattcatcggTAAAAAAACGTCGTCAAGTATTTATTGGAATACATGTCTGCCACGAACGTATTCAACGAAATCACAaccgagcagcgtggtggaataagctgtTTCATACATTCAGCTTAAGATTAGAGGAGGCCTATGTCTAGTaggagttaatttttttttttaactacttAATAGCTTATGATGTgcatgaaaaattattatttgttaatatctgTATGTGTGTACCAAGATTCAAGTCGCaagaaaaatattagttatgacTAGTAAATTTTAAGAAGtttgtcattaaaaatgtttatttaaacattagacAGAATCATCTGAAATGAACGCGCGTTTCTGCTATTTTCATTGGctcattcaattatatttgattgttaACGAACATAAATTACgcacattaaaaaatttattaaataaatatttcttattatgaaCTAACCTGAGATAGAAATCTGTgcgcttgaaaaaaaaattataatatttctgcaaccttattaaaataatttaaataaaaataaattcaaattggcCCACAGTAGTCGTAAGGAattcaatttgtaattttttactgtgatatttacaaataaagtattttcataCAGATATAAttggtgtttttttaataaaatgttttataaaataagttgttttattatattatgcaataacaaaatattaaatactacacataaattcttattttaaattaaacaaaaatcataactttttataaaaaatacataattatcaattaaataaatattgtaatagacTCAGATACtgcattacataaataatagtatataatataaaaagtaaatttatctgttgataaatcaattgtaaaaaGTATTCAAAACGTCTGTAGAATTCACTACATATTGTTGCATGGCTacgcattataaataaaataattaagtaggcatatttattaacaatataactgACTCATGTCCAGTTTCTGACATTAATTGGAATTATTTAACtcttaaataatatcaagataattgtaaatttcgatttagaatgtaaaattattatacacgtAATATCATTTGTATAATACTTTCCTTGCTGTGCAAGTTAAATGCTATAGAGATCTTTACACCCATCTCAATAGTCAAGTGTTGGCAGCCATCAAATCACAACCACTTGCAATGCAATCACTTGCTATTATAATCCTACTGCCCGTATTAGCCTGGATAACATCACAAGCAGCGATTTCAGCATAAGTCACCCCACCAattacatataccaaaattgtTTTTGGTTTTAGAGAAAACCCACCTAACTTATCAGCTTTCAAAGTCTTTAATATTGATTTGGCATCTCTACATCCAAATTCTAAATCATTTTGAAGATTTAAATTCGACAACTTTTCATTCAATGTTTCCATACCATCCTTGAGTTTTTCAATTACAGTTCCGCCCACTTTGAGATCAATAAGTGCAGATAACTTTGACAAAACATCTACTAAAGCTTCTGATGTTAATAGGGCATTACATATAACTGCTACCAATGGAACATATCCACCATTAAAGACATAACTTGGTGATTTCCCATCATCAGATTTAGATGGtaactgttttaatttattggctACAGTTTGAAATTCATTCTGCCACCTCGGTAATCTCTCGCTCAGGTTACCTAAATTAGACAAAGAAAGTTTCGGACTGGATGGCTGTACCAACAACCCAGCAGTTATcaagttattaaaaacatataaaaacttgtaaCCAAATGCTATCAAGTACTTGCTTACAAGAGTATTATATTCATCATAAGACAATCCTTGTGTCAAACTGAGTAGGCACATGAGTCGCAAGCTATTGTAGATGTGAATGTCTGTTCCAAAATTCTCATCAATGTACGTAAAATTGGATTtcttatttctgttatttaacATTTCACTCTCGGTAAATGTCagattttcgaatttattattcatttctgaTATAATGGTTTCACTGACTAAAACATGGTTGACTAGATTCTGTTTAAAAAGTGTTACTTGTTGTAATTTTGTTGCAACAAATTCTTTCATTTCCTTAATGCCTAATGCTTTAATgtcttcattttttaataacttggcTTTTGAGCTCAACACACTTAAAACTTCAGAGAAATGTCTGTGCTTTATTTCACCATATAGATTATCTAATGAACTATCTAAGGTTATGACTGTGTT carries:
- the LOC125067678 gene encoding phosphatidylinositol 3-kinase catalytic subunit type 3, whose amino-acid sequence is MNEIDDKFYYVYSSSLDHKVEIKIGTLEGKRAKPEYDKLLSDPMLKFSGLYQEGCSDLYVTCQVLCDGVPLALPVTTSYKAFTNRWNWNEWVTLPVYYSDLPRNAILAMTIYDCAGPGKVMVVGGTTISLFGKHGMLRQGMFDLRVWPGVEGSERTPGKAPDRGKEQMQRLAKLAKKHRNGHIPKVDWLDRLTFREIEMINEKEKRNSNYMYLMIEFPTVQIDGINHAVVYYEQDGDEMYQFRAQAEIVTVPDYEILQENLVESKQHRLARSLRCAVPGRDAKPSAAERDQLAALLAAPAVLAALSADDQDLLWKYRFYLSSHRRALTKFLACVNWNRPGEVRQALSMMKQWAPMDVEDALELLTPKFTHPAVRKYAISRLKQAPDEDLLLYLLQLVQALKYEDYKEIHEEYAKICGKEVPVYSDSDGKLMQSGQRGSQASLLSTSMLTASEMTSSSTSRHSAEAVEEPASADSTLGENDEYGSEEPSLAGFLVRRARSNSVVANYLYWYLLIECEDEVAGRGADLAARRMYLAVMRTLSHRLATGNADHQRTRSFLARQQVFIDKLVKLVKTVARESGNRNKKAERLQQLLSDPDAFKFNFTNFEPMPFPLDPNVNIKGIVAKKASLFKSALMPCKLTFLTSEGSEYEAIFKHGDDLRQDQLILQMITLMDKLLRRENLDLKLTPYKVLATSSRHGFLQFVESVTVAEALAAEGSIQNFLRKHAGCPSAPYGIKPETMDTYIRSCAGYCVITYLLGVGDRHLDNLLLTRAGALFHIDFGYILGRDPKPLPPPMKLSKEMVEAMGGVHSELYHEFRKLCYTAFLHLRRHANLVLNLFSLMVDASVPDIALEPDKAVKKVQDKLRLDLGDEEAVHFLQNLLDMSVTAVMAVLVEQFHKFAQYWRK
- the LOC125067865 gene encoding vacuolar protein sorting-associated protein 33B, with the translated sequence MDQPLSLKLASLSQISQHKLEKILDQCGDKADLIIDPSLIKPLERICGVSWLRQHGIEKIYKMDPQLGTTANIIRVYLIPASIKKYKCVLDQISSVLSQNPSLADAKCFNIIIVPKVISTFDSILENRGLYDVVKLHSFSWELMYLDDQLLSLELPFIYKQLFVEQNHSLLSSISMSLWSLFHVTGRPKCILSLGKLSASVLDILEVYNESYSRDFISSESSQDIGALIVMDRDQDYASSLLTPATYSGLLSEIFDISCGHLEVNGNDTKLKRGKLNFTTTAGNPGKNTVITLDSSLDNLYGEIKHRHFSEVLSVLSSKAKLLKNEDIKALGIKEMKEFVATKLQQVTLFKQNLVNHVLVSETIISEMNNKFENLTFTESEMLNNRNKKSNFTYIDENFGTDIHIYNSLRLMCLLSLTQGLSYDEYNTLVSKYLIAFGYKFLYVFNNLITAGLLVQPSSPKLSLSNLGNLSERLPRWQNEFQTVANKLKQLPSKSDDGKSPSYVFNGGYVPLVAVICNALLTSEALVDVLSKLSALIDLKVGGTVIEKLKDGMETLNEKLSNLNLQNDLEFGCRDAKSILKTLKADKLGGFSLKPKTILVYVIGGVTYAEIAACDVIQANTGSRIIIASDCIASGCDLMAANT